A section of the Triticum dicoccoides isolate Atlit2015 ecotype Zavitan chromosome 7A, WEW_v2.0, whole genome shotgun sequence genome encodes:
- the LOC119332027 gene encoding thioredoxin H2-2-like: MVIDFSASWYGPCRFIEPAFKEMASRFADALFVKIDVDDLAQRTRASWPTKAHGARKRRMEVVRHRHGGGGGGARTEEDRAPLFF; this comes from the exons ATGGTCATCGACTTCTCCGCCTCCTGGTACGGGCCCTGCCGCTTCATCGAGCCCGCCTTCAAGGAGATGGCCTCCCGCTTCGCCGACGCCCTCTTCGTCAAGATCGACGTCGATGATCTCGCG CAGAGGACAAGGGCTTCATGGCCAACCAAGGCGCATGGTGCTCGCAAGCGACGAATGGAGGTTGTTCGACATaggcacggaggaggaggaggaggggcacggACGGAGGAGGACAGAGCACCTCTCTTCTTCTAG